The DNA window ATGAAATTGACGAGTCATCGTCGGTCACCTAGCCTTCAGTCGTCTTTGGTCAATGCTCTCTTTGCCATTGATGTATCCAAGAACTGCTATCTTCCATCCAGCTCGTAGGGCCTATTTGGCTGACTCCAACAAAAGAAGCCATTCGGAGTAGGCAAATACACGTTTTGCCTGTCGGTTAGGAAATAGCTTCGGTAGGTATTTTTTCTGACCTCCAACAGCATAGGCAAAAGCATACTGCATTCCACTGGTAGTTGGCTCCCGCTAGCGGCAAGAAATCTCTCTCCTCCCGAATCGGCGAGTTCTCCCTTGCCACACAACCTTCTCTCTCCTTCTGCCCAACTGACCGGTCGAGCCGCGGATGGCTTGGCCTGGCAGAGCATGCATTTTAACTTCCCTCTCCCCTACTAGTCAAAATGCCTTGCCTTTGTGCCTACTCTGTTGGAGACGGATATCTAGTGCTATAGTGCTCCCACAGTAGCCATTTTGCCTTTGCCTAGCCGAATGGCTCGACTGTTGGAGTCAGCCTTATACATTTATACTGCCTATTGGCAAGTGGTGGGACATAAGATGGAGAGATAAGCCAACTACATGCAAAAGGACGTTGATTCAGTCTAGCAATCAGCAATTAGTACTGTTTCTAGTTATAGGACTTCCATTGACTAAACTGGATCATAGATCACTATTATAAAAGAGCCCATCAACACCGGTTGGTAAGGCTTTAAACATCAATTTTCTAACCGGTATTACGAAACCGAGACTAAAAGTGACCTCAAAAGTCTCGAGCTGAAGTGGACCACCACTTCAGAATTATCTAAGTAACATATAGTACAAAATAATTTTATAAATTAATACATCTCATCTTGAAATATTAGATATTTTTACCAATTTTTGGATAATAGTTTTGTGCCATAAAATATCAGAAAGTCTTAAAAAGCAGCCTAATTTGATGAATTTTAATTTTAAGATCGTAAatgataaatatataattttttttaaaatggATGCATCTCAGTTGTTGTTGTATCACTATAAAAAAAATTTATGAATTTTGGAGGTGATTTGGAGATGTTTTAGTCAAGAAAAGAGGAGTGAAAAACCACAAGTTAGTTTATACGAGTTAACTGACGGTAGGGGAAAAAAAAGGATAGAAGTTAAAAGTAGGATCAAATAAGGAAAATTCAACTTTGGAGAGTTGATGGTAGAGCAAAAAAAGATACAAGTTAAAAATAGGAACAAATAAGAAAAATTTAACTTTGGACAGCCATAGAAAGAGGTGGTATTATTTCTAGGCCACAGAGAGAATTTACTTGTATATATAGAGGGACCCTATGGATCACTGAACCAACTAACCAGCAGCCTCACCGGCTCAATGACCACTCCGGTTTTAATTTCCTTCTATGACAATGACATGGTAAATAAGAACTAGCCACATATAGCCACAATGACAATGACTCCGGTTTTATAATAGTACAACTGAATTTCACGAATTAGCTATTAAGAGGTATAAATAATAATTTAAATGTGAAACAGCACGTATCCTCTTCCTGCACATCTGATCACATACCCTGAACGCGGCGATAAAGCATCAGTACAAAGAGTGTACACCAACGAACTTTAAACCCAACACGAGGCTCACACCGTAGTATGAACAAAAACGAAAGCTCGTCAGAAAGTAAGAACACCCCTACCAGGTAATTTTTACACCGAGGCCTTAAGAAACCAGCTATCCAGTAAATAAACAAAAAAACAAACCGCAGACCTAGAAGATTGATACAGAGGCAGCATTCATCAGCTCTAAAATAGATCTACCTGTGTACATTTAAGCAGCTCCCACACAGCTTCTCATGCAGACAAATCTCGAAGAGTTGGAAGTCAGGGTATTCAAGACATCTCCACTCAGACTTGGAACTCACGATCTGCTTCCAGACTCCACGTCGTTGAGAGTGTCCCTTAAGGTGATTCCACCCTGGCCGGGAATATTGACTGTTTCGATCTCGGTTGGTCGCACACTGTAGGAGTTTGCATTTCTGCTGTTGCGTTCTTCAGCTAGCTGGACCGTGTATGCATGAGGCCAGAAAGCTGCCAAGGAAATGCACAGTTTTTGTCACATCCTGAACAAATCGGAATATCAATAACTGGCAGTAAAACAAGGAAAAGGATGTACCATCGGCATCAAAAGGATATGGGAAAAATTGCAGATAACAAAACGAGGCAACTGTAAGACCTGCAAAGGAAAATGACCATGATTAGAAAAATAATTGATTCAATATCTTCAGAACATTTAGGAAATCTATGTATATCTAAAATTTACAAACCTATAAGAGAGCCAGCAAATACATCTTGCCAGTGATGCCAGTAATCATCCACTCGAGAAACAGCCACAAGAGCAGCAGTAAGAAGAGGCAGAAACACTATGCATAGCTTCGCAACATGTCCTCTGCGATCAAAAGCTGTGATTTTCCCAGCTAAGTACCATGCAAGGAAGCCTAGACCAGCAAAAGACCCTGAAATaggcgatgagaaaacaaaTTTGAGATGATACAGCCATAGCGCTGTAAAAAGAATATCATGAGGTGCCAAATTGAAACTTGGGCACATGAAGAAAGATTGACCTATGTTTCAGTAATAATTTAGATTGGTTTTGGGAATATAACAACAGTGTAAAGAGATTAACTGGTACATCTGcccatcatgcacatattgCGCATAGGTTAAACAACACAAAATCACTACACGCAATCAAGGTACCTCAAACTTACTCCAGTTTTCATACATGCTTGCTCTCTCAAAAACAAATGTGTATAAAATGTTTGAATCACTTTTTCACATTTTTTATTAGCTTCATTCATGAGTATCTCATATAAGGCTCAGGACTTTCAGCACAGTATGCTTTCAGTGAAATCCAGAGGGAAAGCTGAAATTCAGGGTTACTAAACAGTGACAAAAATTCAGCAAGGAATTTCAGATCCAGCAAGTATTCAGGTCTCTGAGCAAGTTCCCATGTAATGGTGTCTGTAGCATTAAATTTTTCCATAACCTTGCAAGCAAGATGCAAGAGAAATTCATTGTTTGTAGTAGCTGCAGCAGTGCGCCATTGCCTACACAGCCAGACTTCTCCTACCCAAAGTATCCAGACAGATCtttgtcaaaaaaaaaaagtaccCAGACAGACAGCCCCATTGACTGCACGAACCACATGCATACCACCTTATAGATCGCCCATCTGACTATACAAATGTCACCATGGCCAACTGAGGTCTTGGAACCTACCTGTTCAAGGTTGTCTGTCTTGCCACAAAGACAGCCACTTGTCTCTTATGATTAGAACTGGCATGCCCAAGGCATATGACACCACCAGAGGTAGACCCATTTTCTTCCAAAAACCTGTCCAAGTGCTAAAAcatagcccccccccccccccccttccccaAAAGTATGGCTTATCAGTGGCATTTTAGACACATCACAAATGAAGGTAAACCAATTTAGGTGCACTGTATGTGCACTAGTGGCAGTTAACTTTCAAAACCGTATAAGTTTTCTCACTGTAATATAGCAATACATAGAGTTCAGCAACCAGTGCATGTAACGGACCAATATTACAAACGAGAACATATGTCACGGCTATTTGAGTGCTTATATGGTTATGTCATCACTTACATGAACTGTGTCCACTTGGGAAGCTTTTGTGACCTTCCTTGATTACACTCTTCTCTCCATGGCATATAACACCAGTAGTGATGTTATCATAAACCTGAAAAGATTAATGCAACTGGCCTTAGATTCCATGAAACTTTTTAACATTATGCAGATGAACACTACAAGAGCTTGCAACTTTGGAACATAAGTTAGTTTTTCAGTTCTATCTTACATCTTTTCCATCAGGAAAACAGCGCCAGAAAAAATCTGGACGTGGGCGCCCCACACCATCCTTAATTGCATCAGTAATCACTGCAGTTATAAGTACTGAGTATAGAATCCCTACAAAAGTTCCGTTTCTCAGGTTTGTTTGCCTTATACAATACTAATGTATTGATGGGATCATAAAATATGTTAAATACCCAGTATGCCATGGTGCAAATCATAAAAATTCTTCTTTTTGAAGTAAATTCCAAAAAAGATGGCCCAAGGTAGTATAATTCCAAATATCTGCAAATCAGGGAAACAGGGTAAGAACCAGAGAAGAACTTTTGAATAGATGTAACAAGATCAAAACATACAGAAAAATAAGGGCACCAGGACATACTGGAACAGCCCAAAAGGGCACTGTATTGCCTTTCAAAGGATATCTCAGGTCAGTCATCATGTCTTTCCCAACAAAACGGTGAAAAGGTTCAATTAAATTCAGCAGTCCGTCTATGACAGCAAGGAGGAGAAGTATTATCCAGTCATACATGTGTAATCTTGCCAGTACCATTCCATGGGATCTcatagtgtaacaccctaactGGTCTGCCATTGCGTCCTATAAAACCAAAGAGAGCAAGACAACAAAACCAGTGAGTAAAGTTACAAAAACTGCTGAATCGGAGGTCAAATTGTCAACGCAATTCAGTTTTCAAGACCATTGACAGGACTGGAAGACCAATACAGGTATAATGTTAACTGATTCTTTTTACAGGGTGCAAAGATAATTCTCAGAACCATTCAGCTTGTAGCATGGACAGTAACATTAACAATTTAACATCTCCTGTGAGTTAATCATACTAAACCTTTTTTTGTGAGGAGTAATCATACTAAACCAACATATCTAACCGAGGCATTTTTAAGTGAACATAATTTAAAATTTGTattttgtaaattaaaaaggtATAAGGTTTGGCAAAAAAGGGGAAAAATGATAACCTTTCTTCATGTTTTAAAGAGACTTTCAACACATAGCAGCAACCAGGAATATATTCATTTTATAGGGGAAAAAACTGGCATATGAACTTTAGTGATACACAGGAGCCACCCGAAAGAGTATCAGATGGTATCAATTTCATCACGCAGGCAAAACAAGCTAGTTGTATGTTAGTTACAACTTACAAGTCACCGTACACAGAGCCAAGCAGGACAACCGTACTAACTTATATTTGCCATGCCAGGAAAAGATAATATGTTCAGAAAACATTAAACAAATAAGATCAGCAGAAAGCTCTAAAGTTTGAGTAACTGACATTTGATAGTTTTTTATGATCATCAGAATCGAACTTATGGGATGTTGCCAGAACCATACAAGTGCAAAGATATATCAAACATTTTGAAAAGATATTAAAATCAAGAGCACCTATCATTTATTGCACTTAAACACTAGCTAAACAGTTTTGTTTGTATCCTTCAGTTTTTGTATAGGAAAAAATGATGATCTCATTTGTCATTTGAGACATGTGAGCAAAATAATAGTTTAGTGTCACAATATGATTGGGTAACAAAAAAACACTGTGATCATTCTGGTCCAAGAATTAGGGTGCAACATCACCAGACCAGAAAACAGAAATTATTTTCAAGTTTCCCAGCACTCATGAGGGACCAAATCCAGAAGCAGCCCGACTGCAATTGCTAGCACATCTGGACATGCAGATATACTCATATACCTACAGATCATAAGCAGCTCCATACCAACATTCAAAGACCATCATTTTCCTCATTAAATAAGAACCTCGGGAGACCATAACTATCATCAACTAAGATCTCAGATTCGGAAAAAAAAATGGTTCAAAAAGAACTTCAAGAAGTATATATCATTCAGTTAAAAGAAACTAAATTTTTAAAAAAGCAAGAATACATCAGTAGCTTGCTGGTGCTAGAAACTCAAAAAGAGACGCATGTGTAACTTTATTTGCCAGAGGCAAACAGAAGACAGAAAAGATAACTTCAAATAATCTAGCAATATGCATACATAAAAGACTGGAAAGGTTGAAATGCTAAAAGTTCCACTAAATCAAACACTTGAAGTGAATGAACAGCAAGCCAGAAATTTAGGATGAGCCAATTTCATGAATCTAGCTAACTAATACAAACAATAAATCCAAACATAATTTTCCTATACCTCAGAACTTGAAAGGTAGTGAAGGTGGGTAAACAGAACTCCAAAACCTTCAAGGTATAACAGGCCAGGTTGTCGAACAACAATGGACACCACAAATTCATACTACTGCACAACCCAAGTGGGCAAAACTTATTGCAGCCGAGTCGACTACAGATCCTTGAAAAACAATAGTATAAACCATTCTTCTTGTTTGATCAATAAAATCAACTAGATTAACTTGTATCAATTTGGCAAATGACAGTTGACAGAGCCACACGGTTGACAAACAGAAATTCACACCAATTGGCAGCGGCACACCACTATGTCACTTTCAAGACTGTTAGTTCGAATCGGTTGACACCAGCTATCTATTGACACAGAAACAAAGATATTTATGTGTATTCTACCCGTACCAACATCAAACCAAGTGGGCAAACCACATTGCAACTAGTGCCACTACAGATCGTAATAAACTACATACCAATTCTTCTCATTTAATGTACTAAGTCAACTAGGTTAACTCCAAATAAACTGGTGTCCAACTTAACACAGGAATATGGTTTGACAACACTGAAATTGAAGCCAATTGGCAGCAGCACAAGGCTGCTGACACCTTCAAGATTGCTAGCTATTACCAGCTGACACCAGCTATCTACTGCCAAAAAAAACAAAGATATTTCTAGTATTTTGATTAAACCCGATTGCTCTTTCTTAAGCGAATAGGCAGCAGATTACCTCAAATTTCCCTTTGGTGGTGAAGGGTTCCCTCAAAAATCTATTGGCTTTGGATTAATAGTATCTGCCCAATACTCATGTTCTTTTCCAAAAAATATTATCCAACCTAAGAGTGTGACTGGTGACATCAAAGTCAAACTAGATACATACAAGTGGCTCAAAATATCTAATCGTGTCTGTATAATTTATTTTACACCAAGACAAACACCAGAAAATATCTAGAGCCGACGGACCCACGGCACCCACTTCAAAAGTGCATCTGACATCCACTAGAGATGAATACCGGGAAAAGATCAAGACATCCTCTGTAATAGTAAAATTTGTTAAAATAACGAAGCTGAGCTCTCAGTCAAAGAAACACTCAAATCCCCCTAATAATCCGAAGAGAGTCATGTCCCTAAACTAAAGTGACCAAGAACACATGATGAGAGTACAGCAGGGAGCAAAGAACATGTCTGCAAGGCCGGAATTACAGAGAACGATGTCTTCAGATAACTTACACAAGAAGGGGGGACGGAAAGGAGAAAGAAACTGCGGTCAGCTTCCGCAGAGCCGGGGaaagaaaggagaaagaaaaaggaaCTCACGGTGCGGCGGGAGACTAGCGGCTCGCCGATGTCGCCGCAGATCGgcgcctcctcgcgtcctaccAGAATGCGCTCACAGCAGCTCAGAGCGGGGAAGAGAGGAACATAAACGAAAAAAACACGGGGCGCGCAATAAAGAAGGTGGAGGAAAAGGAGGAAAAGCGTGCGAGCTAGTAGGTAATCCGATCTACAGCCAGACCTACTCGGGTCAAATCAAGAACGGGCACCTGGAATTTTGTAGGCGGTATATATACCGTCCCGCGGCACCGGGGTTGGCTACCTGCTGCCGTCTCGACCGGGCTACCAacagcctccgccgccgccgccgctagctACCGCTGCCGATGCGCGGTGTGGACTTGACTGGGGGGCGGAGACATCCGGTGGTGGAGTGGAGGGCCGGGTGTGGGGAACCACGACGAAAGGGAAAGAAAGCGGAAGGAGGAAGCTGCCGACGCGACGGTGGCCGATGGTTGCGTTTGCGTGGGAGACGGAGGGGGAATGCGCTCGCTGGGCGAGGGGTTGACTGGTTGGTGGTTTGGTTTCTTTCGGGGTAGATCTACCCGTTGCCGGTGGTCctcaaaggatttgaatttgaattcaatttcaTTTGAATCGGTGTCGTGCCATGCCTGCCAGGCAATGAGGCAAGGATAATCATGCGTGCTGGTTGGTAAGGGTAACTGTTCCAGCGGTGGTATATCAAATAAACTTAGGTGGCTTATTGATTGGGCCACCAATACATATTTACTATTATTTtgctttttctctctttttccaaTCTGGAAAGAAGAGTTGTATTGATCACGTTGCAAGCAAGGAATGAAAACGTGAAATTAGATTCGGATGGATACAGCACACTAATTTGACTTGACTAACTATTCAGGGTCATGCGCAACTTTATCTCATTCTTCCTTTATCTTTCCAAGGTTACGGAAGATGGACCACACTACCAACTTTGGTGATGTTAGCCTTGTGCAGTTTATGACTAAGCTCAACGAGGATCAGCAAGGTCAACCATTTATAATATCTCTTAGCTCATGATGAACCCTTTCATATCATCTTCCAATCGTCTCCGTTTTCTCTGCCTTGTTTCAATGGCAAAAGACACATGCTACACGCTGAAGATTTTGCGATTTGTCTTAATTAATTCTCCCACCCTAGCTATGTAGGCCTTGATCCCACAAGAAAATAACAAAGTCATAAATATAAATATGTTGTGAAGGTTCATCTCAATGCATTCGTTGTACAGTTGTCAATGCAAGACTGATAACCTGGTAACCGAGCCGGATGAGTATCATGAGGATGAAACTATTTTCTCATCTTATAaaacttcctcttctctctcctcATAATAATACTGTCGTATTAGCAAATTTGATGATGTGATATAAAATTTAGAACTCCTTTGGCACAACTTTTTGAAGAGCTTCAAAAGGAGCTTCACATAAAGCTGTGCCAAAGGGGTATTTTCCTAACAGCTTCATCAATAAAGCATCTGGTGAAACTGTTCTCGATTTACACTGGGGAAGAAAAGCTGGAAATCGTAGTTTTGCCAAGCTTCTCCCATAGGCCCACGTTTCGCTAAATGATTTTTGAAAATAGTTTCAGCTTCACCAAAGAAGCTGCTCCAGGAGCCATTTTAGGAGAAGCTGAAACTATATCAAACAGGACCTCAATCCACATGAAACTTTTGTAAAACCCCCATGCTAGGTACGTTGCACTAACTCCATGGGTTCACTAATGCTGCTGACTAAGTATGAAAATAGAAGAATATAATATCATGAAAGAAAAAGTAAATCGATGGGGAAAATATATTAGCAATCCAGTTCGTCCTGATTTTCTAGGCAGACACTACTACTTGACTTTATTTTTGTAATGCTGCTAGAAGACACGTTATTTTCCAATCACTGTAGCATGCCCTTCTGCCGTTATTGTTGAGGTTTTATAGCTTAAATGATAGCAGGAGTTGATTAGTTGGTGCTACCTTTTTGGGTGGATCTAGCTTTGACGGGGCTGTTGCAGCCTTTCAGGGGTTTGAAATTAGACGTCGAACGTCGTAGAGGTGCGGTGGATGTATTCATTTAAATTATTAtatgaaagcatttttaaataTGTGTATAATAAATTTTTAGGCCAAGTGTTGATAGAAAATTATAAAGTTTGAATCTTACATTGTGCGCACACCTTGAAAGATATATTTGAAAAATTAAAAAAAGCAAAGGAGCTTGAATACATACTTGGTGGATGAATCTTGAATACATACACTATGAACTCGTACTCCCCATTTACGTTGTCGGCTAAGATGGAATAGCGCTGTGTTCTTTTTCTCACCGGAAGGAATCTGAAAGTAAATCAGAATTTGGTCAATGCACAAAAGATAGCCTCCGCAACGACAAACATCAGCAGCTATAGAGCAGGTGACACATCTAAAAAACTGACCTCTAGTACCGGCCGGGAACCCCTGCTTCGTACCGGGCGCCCAACTGGTACACGTTGATAGGTACTAAATGAGTTCGTTTCATTTAATACCAGCTAAAACGCCCGATACTAAAGGGGTCATTTAGTACCGGTCGGCAGTGCTTCAcgcccaaaaaataaaaaaaatgacGAACCCCCAAGGAGGCCACCGCACAAGCGCCTCGCCACAGGTCCCAATTTCGCGCGTGCGCGGTCCGTGGGATTCAAACTCACAAGCACATCGCCACATGTCCCAATTTCGCGCGTGCGCGGTCCGTGGGATTCAAACTCACAACCTCAAGCCTCGTATGAACCTTCCTTACCAATCCACCTATGCATCACATGTGATTAGGTGGGAGATGCTTTCATTTTAAAGTAACCCGTGGAGAATCATTTAGTACCGGATCAAGACACCACCCGGTACTAATGGTGACATTTAATACTGGCCGGTGTCT is part of the Panicum hallii strain FIL2 chromosome 2, PHallii_v3.1, whole genome shotgun sequence genome and encodes:
- the LOC112880424 gene encoding lipid phosphate phosphatase 2-like isoform X2, with product MEWYWQDYTYMMTDLRYPLKGNTVPFWAVPIFGIILPWAIFFGIYFKKKNFYDLHHGILGILYSVLITAVITDAIKDGVGRPRPDFFWRCFPDGKDVYDNITTGVICHGEKSVIKEGHKSFPSGHSSWSFAGLGFLAWYLAGKITAFDRRGHVAKLCIVFLPLLTAALVAVSRVDDYWHHWQDVFAGSLIGLTVASFCYLQFFPYPFDADAFWPHAYTVQLAEERNSRNANSYSVRPTEIETVNIPGQGGITLRDTLNDVESGSRS
- the LOC112880424 gene encoding lipid phosphate phosphatase 2-like isoform X3, with the protein product MMTDLRYPLKGNTVPFWAVPIFGIILPWAIFFGIYFKKKNFYDLHHGILGILYSVLITAVITDAIKDGVGRPRPDFFWRCFPDGKDVYDNITTGVICHGEKSVIKEGHKSFPSGHSSWSFAGLGFLAWYLAGKITAFDRRGHVAKLCIVFLPLLTAALVAVSRVDDYWHHWQDVFAGSLIGLTVASFCYLQFFPYPFDADAFWPHAYTVQLAEERNSRNANSYSVRPTEIETVNIPGQGGITLRDTLNDVESGSRS
- the LOC112880424 gene encoding lipid phosphate phosphatase 2-like isoform X1, translated to MADQLGCYTMRSHGMVLARLHMYDWIILLLLAVIDGLLNLIEPFHRFVGKDMMTDLRYPLKGNTVPFWAVPIFGIILPWAIFFGIYFKKKNFYDLHHGILGILYSVLITAVITDAIKDGVGRPRPDFFWRCFPDGKDVYDNITTGVICHGEKSVIKEGHKSFPSGHSSWSFAGLGFLAWYLAGKITAFDRRGHVAKLCIVFLPLLTAALVAVSRVDDYWHHWQDVFAGSLIGLTVASFCYLQFFPYPFDADAFWPHAYTVQLAEERNSRNANSYSVRPTEIETVNIPGQGGITLRDTLNDVESGSRS